In a single window of the Amycolatopsis sp. cg5 genome:
- a CDS encoding carbohydrate ABC transporter permease: protein MTSTHDSALGLEAVKSPLGRVLKFFLYALLLLVFAGPLLALLVSSFNDVTDPTALSVVPSSPTLGNFGIAWNLGVGKYLLNSFFIVGFGLLLQVAVSVMAGYALARKKFRFMSLVFVAILATLMLPEEILAIPLSLILSDIPVLHINLIGSLAGVIVPLGAWAFSILVMTEFMKDVPRELEEAARIDGAGDLRIFAQIILPMCRPALGVIGVFGFTMIWDQYLLPLLVSTDSSTYTLPLALRTLRVDPDVTPGVIMAASLLALLPSVAAFLFFQRSFVRGLASGALKG from the coding sequence ATGACCTCAACCCACGACAGCGCGCTCGGCCTCGAGGCCGTCAAGTCCCCGCTCGGGCGCGTGCTGAAGTTCTTCCTTTACGCGCTGCTGCTGCTCGTCTTCGCGGGCCCGCTGCTGGCGCTGCTGGTCAGCTCGTTCAACGACGTCACCGACCCGACCGCGCTCAGCGTGGTCCCGTCGAGCCCGACGCTGGGCAACTTCGGCATCGCCTGGAACCTGGGTGTCGGCAAGTACCTGCTGAACTCGTTCTTCATTGTCGGATTCGGCCTGCTGCTGCAGGTGGCGGTCTCGGTGATGGCGGGCTACGCGCTGGCGCGCAAGAAGTTCCGGTTCATGTCGCTGGTGTTCGTCGCCATCCTCGCGACGCTCATGCTGCCCGAGGAGATCCTGGCGATCCCGCTTTCGCTGATCCTGTCGGACATCCCGGTGCTGCACATCAACCTGATCGGCAGCCTGGCCGGTGTCATCGTGCCGCTGGGCGCGTGGGCGTTCTCGATCCTGGTGATGACCGAGTTCATGAAGGACGTGCCCCGCGAACTCGAAGAGGCCGCCCGCATCGACGGCGCCGGTGACCTGCGCATCTTCGCGCAGATCATCCTGCCGATGTGCAGGCCGGCGCTCGGCGTGATCGGCGTGTTCGGGTTCACCATGATCTGGGACCAGTACCTGCTGCCACTGCTCGTCTCGACCGACTCGTCGACCTACACGCTGCCGCTGGCGCTGCGCACGCTGCGCGTGGACCCCGACGTCACGCCCGGCGTGATCATGGCGGCGTCGCTGCTGGCGCTGCTGCCCTCGGTCGCCGCGTTCCTGTTCTTCCAGCGCTCGTTCGTCCGGGGCCTCGCCTCGGGCGCGCTCAAGGGCTGA
- a CDS encoding hydroxyacid dehydrogenase, whose translation MTLEQHRPVALLVMEERRRDDVYPKVVREELERLTHWREPVTRERLAADPSVLDGVEVLLSGWGAPVLDSVLLGHANSLRAVLVAAGSVRPLTTPEFWAREIPIVSAASANAIPVAEFTLAQIILGLKQVHRVARELRERQAYPADPHVPGGYRSKVGLLGLGEIGALVASHLRNFDVEVLASDPVVDASTADGLGVRLVELDELFASCSVVSLHAPLLPETEGLVNGKLVASLEPGATLINTARGAVVDEASVIPVLAERQDLTAILDVTFPEPPVAGSPLYTLPNVVVTPHLAGALSAERGRMGELVTAELRRLIQGEPLRHAVVPAAAHLRA comes from the coding sequence ATGACGCTTGAACAGCACCGGCCGGTGGCCTTGCTCGTGATGGAGGAACGGCGCCGTGACGATGTGTACCCGAAGGTGGTGCGCGAGGAGCTCGAACGGCTGACGCACTGGCGCGAGCCGGTCACCCGCGAGCGGCTCGCGGCCGACCCGTCCGTTTTGGACGGTGTCGAGGTGCTGCTGTCCGGCTGGGGTGCCCCCGTGCTCGACTCCGTCCTGTTGGGACACGCGAACAGCCTGCGCGCGGTACTGGTCGCGGCGGGCTCGGTCCGCCCGCTGACCACGCCCGAGTTCTGGGCCCGCGAGATCCCGATCGTGTCGGCCGCGTCGGCCAACGCGATCCCGGTCGCCGAGTTCACCCTCGCGCAGATCATCCTGGGCCTGAAGCAGGTGCACCGCGTCGCCCGCGAGCTGCGCGAACGCCAGGCGTACCCCGCGGACCCCCACGTGCCCGGCGGCTACCGCTCGAAGGTCGGCCTGCTCGGCCTCGGCGAGATCGGCGCGCTCGTCGCCTCCCACCTGCGTAACTTCGACGTCGAGGTGCTCGCCAGCGACCCGGTCGTCGACGCCTCGACGGCCGACGGCCTGGGCGTCCGCCTGGTCGAGCTGGACGAGCTGTTCGCGTCGTGCTCGGTGGTCAGCCTGCACGCGCCGCTGCTCCCGGAGACCGAAGGCCTGGTGAACGGCAAACTCGTCGCCAGCCTCGAACCCGGCGCGACCCTGATCAACACCGCCCGTGGCGCGGTCGTCGACGAGGCGTCGGTCATCCCCGTGCTCGCCGAGCGCCAGGACCTCACGGCCATTCTGGACGTCACGTTCCCGGAGCCCCCGGTCGCGGGTTCGCCGCTGTACACGCTGCCCAACGTCGTCGTGACACCGCACCTGGCCGGTGCGCTGAGCGCCGAGCGCGGCCGGATGGGCGAGCTCGTCACGGCCGAGCTGCGCCGCCTGATCCAGGGCGAGCCGCTGCGGCACGCGGTCGTGCCCGCGGCCGCGCACCTGCGTGCTTGA
- a CDS encoding MurR/RpiR family transcriptional regulator: MTRSLHEIFAEHRFTPAQRRIASYLLANGEDAAYLTSTELAERAEVSQPSVTRFVALLGFDGYGAFRRHLRQTGRTPPSPDSGSRFQEGVDADLRNLAELRSTLADERRLRAVAKRLMKSDPLVVMGFRVSAAPATLFGYLAAKIHPDVHVLDSGGSVLGDRLRQARRRGARSAILFALPRYPREARDALLQANDLGLHTVLVTDKSVSPLTPDADDVLSAGVATELVFDSHAAVMSLTAVLLEAMTAAAGAVAQQRLESFEEYAAERELFLAD, encoded by the coding sequence GTGACCCGGTCACTGCACGAGATTTTCGCCGAGCACCGGTTCACGCCCGCGCAGCGGCGGATCGCGAGCTACCTGCTGGCCAACGGCGAGGACGCCGCGTACCTCACCAGCACCGAGCTGGCCGAACGGGCCGAGGTGAGCCAGCCGTCGGTGACCAGGTTCGTCGCGCTGCTCGGCTTCGACGGCTACGGCGCGTTCCGGCGGCATCTGCGCCAGACGGGCCGCACTCCCCCGTCGCCGGACAGCGGCTCGCGGTTCCAGGAGGGCGTCGACGCCGATCTGCGCAACCTCGCGGAGCTGCGGTCGACACTGGCCGACGAGCGCAGGCTGCGCGCGGTCGCCAAGCGGCTGATGAAGTCCGATCCGCTGGTGGTCATGGGTTTCCGCGTCTCGGCCGCGCCCGCGACGTTGTTCGGCTACCTCGCGGCGAAGATCCATCCGGACGTCCACGTGCTCGACAGCGGCGGCAGTGTGCTGGGCGACCGGCTCCGGCAGGCCCGCCGACGCGGGGCGCGCTCGGCGATCCTGTTCGCGCTCCCGCGTTACCCGCGTGAGGCGAGAGACGCACTGCTGCAGGCCAACGACCTCGGCCTGCACACCGTGCTGGTGACCGACAAGTCCGTGTCCCCGCTGACCCCCGACGCGGACGACGTGCTCAGCGCCGGCGTCGCCACGGAGCTCGTCTTCGACTCACACGCCGCCGTCATGTCGCTGACGGCCGTTCTCCTCGAGGCGATGACCGCGGCAGCGGGCGCCGTCGCGCAGCAGAGATTGGAAAGCTTTGAAGAATACGCAGCAGAGCGGGAACTCTTCCTCGCCGACTGA
- a CDS encoding MFS transporter, which produces MTAYDDVPLNRFHLRITALTFCANFSDGYELGIIGVALPMIATGMGFGSVWTGLLGASALIGIFLGSILVGWGADRIGRQRLYLWDFLLIAAASAAELFVHSPAELFVLRLLIGIGIGADYALGPTLVAEFVPRRYRGGLLASLTVLWTVGYVAAFFFGNYMTGLGGDSWRWLLASSSLPAIAVVLLRIGTPESPRWLLSKGKIEEAREVVRRFAGPNVDFETFARDHVSERKAKYRELFGPKYRRNTTFGVVFYNAQVIPYFAIYTFLPLVLVKIGVGEEGFFADSVLNVFLLAGSVAGLWFVAKMSRRGLTIWSFVVLTLSLAPMAVWPDAPTVVLFPLFLVFTFTMSAAVNLDQVYPPELFPTELRSSGVGLLNGMSRIGSAIGTFLLPLSFDAFGFSSTMLALTVVLVGGLVVSIFWAPETKTAALD; this is translated from the coding sequence TTGACGGCCTACGACGACGTGCCGCTCAACCGGTTCCATCTCCGGATCACCGCGCTGACCTTCTGCGCGAACTTCTCCGACGGCTACGAGCTCGGCATCATCGGCGTGGCACTGCCGATGATCGCCACCGGCATGGGTTTCGGCTCGGTGTGGACCGGCCTGCTCGGCGCGTCCGCGCTGATCGGGATCTTCCTGGGCAGCATCCTGGTCGGCTGGGGCGCCGACCGCATCGGCCGCCAGCGCCTGTACCTGTGGGACTTCCTGCTGATCGCGGCCGCTTCGGCGGCGGAACTGTTCGTGCACAGCCCCGCCGAGCTGTTCGTGCTGCGCCTGCTGATCGGCATCGGGATCGGCGCCGACTACGCGCTCGGCCCGACACTCGTCGCGGAATTCGTGCCACGGCGCTATCGCGGCGGCCTGCTCGCCTCGCTCACCGTGCTGTGGACCGTCGGCTACGTCGCGGCCTTCTTCTTCGGCAACTACATGACCGGGCTGGGCGGCGACTCCTGGCGCTGGCTGCTGGCGAGCAGTTCACTGCCCGCGATCGCCGTGGTACTGCTGCGCATCGGCACTCCCGAGTCCCCGCGATGGTTGCTCAGCAAGGGAAAGATCGAAGAAGCCCGCGAAGTCGTCCGCCGTTTCGCAGGCCCGAACGTGGACTTCGAGACGTTCGCCCGCGACCACGTCTCCGAGCGCAAGGCCAAATACCGCGAGCTGTTCGGCCCGAAATACCGCCGCAACACGACTTTCGGCGTCGTGTTCTACAACGCGCAGGTCATCCCGTACTTCGCGATCTACACCTTCCTGCCGCTCGTGCTGGTGAAGATCGGCGTCGGCGAGGAAGGTTTCTTCGCCGACAGCGTGCTGAACGTCTTCCTGCTGGCGGGCAGCGTCGCCGGCCTGTGGTTCGTCGCGAAGATGTCCAGGCGCGGCTTGACGATCTGGTCGTTCGTCGTGCTCACCCTGTCACTCGCGCCGATGGCCGTCTGGCCGGACGCGCCGACCGTCGTGCTCTTCCCGCTGTTCCTGGTGTTCACCTTCACCATGTCCGCCGCGGTGAACCTCGACCAGGTGTATCCGCCGGAGCTGTTCCCGACCGAGCTGCGCAGCTCCGGCGTCGGCCTGCTCAACGGCATGAGCCGCATCGGCTCGGCGATCGGCACGTTCCTGCTGCCGCTCAGCTTCGACGCCTTCGGCTTCTCGAGCACCATGCTCGCGCTGACCGTGGTGCTGGTGGGCGGCCTGGTCGTCTCGATCTTCTGGGCGCCCGAGACCAAGACGGCCGCCCTCGACTAG
- a CDS encoding carbohydrate ABC transporter permease, with protein sequence MTVDHARPLTDGDRRPVGQRLPTAKARKRRTGRDGHWWTPWVFLAPALILFIYFKFIPMITAVVMSFQDVQPYLGNQWVGTQNYEYVLGDDAFHTALWHTVVIAVGQTVGSMVLGLALALLMEGQSKKLKFLRTASFLPVVVPIAVVAELWRIMYHPTEDGMLNSILGLVGLGPSGYINDPDSSLVSVIITGIWRGAPYDMMIFLAGLAGIDRGLYEAATVDGASRWRKILHVTLPGLRSVFSILFVLAAIRGLRVFTEVFLLTNGGPNGSTEVAMTLIYKLGLEQNRLGVGAAGAVLLFLLTLLLTLFVQIIRRRRDA encoded by the coding sequence ATGACGGTCGACCACGCACGTCCGCTGACCGACGGCGACCGCCGTCCCGTCGGTCAGCGGCTTCCCACCGCGAAGGCACGCAAGCGCCGCACCGGGCGCGACGGCCACTGGTGGACCCCTTGGGTCTTCCTGGCGCCCGCGCTGATCCTGTTCATCTACTTCAAGTTCATCCCGATGATCACCGCGGTGGTGATGTCCTTCCAGGACGTCCAGCCGTACCTGGGCAACCAGTGGGTCGGCACGCAGAACTACGAGTACGTGCTCGGCGACGACGCGTTCCACACCGCGCTGTGGCACACCGTGGTGATCGCGGTCGGCCAGACCGTCGGCTCGATGGTCCTCGGCCTGGCGCTGGCGCTGCTGATGGAGGGTCAGAGCAAGAAGCTCAAGTTCCTCCGCACGGCGTCGTTCCTGCCGGTGGTGGTGCCGATCGCGGTGGTCGCCGAGCTGTGGCGGATCATGTACCACCCGACAGAGGACGGGATGCTCAACTCGATCCTCGGCCTGGTCGGGCTGGGGCCGTCGGGTTACATCAACGACCCGGACAGCTCGCTGGTCTCGGTGATCATCACCGGCATCTGGCGCGGGGCGCCCTACGACATGATGATCTTCCTGGCCGGCCTGGCAGGCATCGACCGGGGACTCTACGAGGCGGCGACCGTCGACGGCGCGTCCCGCTGGCGCAAGATCCTGCACGTCACGCTGCCCGGCCTGCGCTCGGTCTTCTCGATCCTGTTCGTGCTCGCCGCGATCCGCGGCCTGCGCGTGTTCACCGAGGTCTTCCTGCTCACCAACGGCGGGCCGAACGGCTCGACCGAGGTGGCGATGACCTTGATCTACAAACTCGGCCTGGAACAGAACCGGCTGGGCGTCGGCGCGGCGGGAGCCGTGCTGTTGTTCCTGCTGACGCTCCTGCTCACCCTGTTCGTCCAGATCATCCGGCGGAGGCGGGACGCATGA
- a CDS encoding aromatic amino acid ammonia-lyase: protein MTDSSRIKIDGAGLRCADVVRIARRSASADLDQQALERVEKAHELAVDSGAKRAVYGRTTGVGANRHTVVDPGSADQHGLRLLRSHAGGTGDPLPEAVVRSALVIRLNQLAAAGSGVHPRLLHALETALRVGAVPLVHSRGAIGTGDLTALAEIALTLAGQRPWAAGSLEPVAISPGDALAFISSNAATLAEAVLAWDDVRRLLHASQVVAALSFCALGGSLEAYSDRVHAARPHPGSVRCAAQMRHLLPGPGELPPGRRLQDPFGLRAFPQVHGPALDAVDALERVLAIDLNAAAENPLIDIDTEDVYHHGQFSTAYLALTLDHLRAALHHVAELSVARLSDLVEPDLTGLPPFLANGPAGSSGIMILEYVAHDALGQLRHTAAPVTLGTAVISRGLEDHASFSSQAVRSTVAAAGAYRTVLACELLGAVRALRMAGTELPPAPVRDALELATARLPFVEEDHSLSEEVELAEKLVDALAKY from the coding sequence ATGACCGACAGCAGCCGGATCAAGATCGACGGCGCCGGGCTGCGCTGTGCCGACGTCGTCCGCATCGCCCGCCGCAGCGCCTCGGCCGACCTCGACCAGCAAGCGCTGGAACGGGTGGAGAAGGCGCACGAGCTGGCGGTGGACAGCGGCGCGAAACGTGCGGTCTACGGCCGGACCACCGGCGTCGGCGCCAACCGGCACACCGTGGTCGACCCGGGTTCGGCCGACCAGCACGGGCTGCGGCTGCTGCGCAGCCACGCCGGCGGCACCGGCGACCCGCTGCCGGAAGCCGTCGTGCGCTCCGCGCTGGTCATCCGCCTCAACCAGCTCGCCGCGGCAGGCAGCGGCGTCCATCCCCGGCTGCTGCACGCACTGGAAACCGCGCTGCGCGTCGGCGCGGTGCCGCTGGTCCATTCCCGCGGCGCGATCGGCACCGGCGACCTCACCGCGCTCGCCGAGATCGCCCTGACGCTCGCCGGCCAGCGACCATGGGCGGCGGGCTCACTCGAACCGGTCGCGATCAGCCCCGGCGACGCGCTCGCGTTCATCTCCAGCAACGCCGCGACCCTCGCCGAAGCCGTACTCGCCTGGGACGACGTCCGACGGCTGCTGCACGCCAGCCAGGTCGTCGCCGCGCTGTCGTTCTGCGCGCTCGGCGGCTCACTCGAGGCCTATTCGGACCGGGTGCACGCCGCCCGCCCGCACCCCGGCTCAGTCCGCTGCGCCGCCCAGATGCGCCACCTGCTGCCGGGCCCCGGCGAGCTCCCACCGGGCAGGCGACTGCAGGATCCGTTCGGGCTACGTGCTTTCCCGCAGGTGCACGGCCCCGCGCTCGACGCGGTCGACGCGCTGGAGCGGGTGCTGGCCATCGACCTCAACGCGGCGGCCGAGAACCCGCTGATCGACATCGACACCGAGGACGTCTACCACCACGGCCAGTTCTCCACCGCCTACCTGGCACTCACCCTCGACCACCTGCGCGCGGCACTGCACCACGTCGCCGAGCTTTCGGTCGCCAGGCTGAGCGACCTGGTCGAGCCCGACCTCACCGGCCTGCCCCCGTTCCTGGCGAACGGCCCGGCCGGCAGCTCGGGGATCATGATCCTGGAGTACGTCGCCCACGACGCGCTCGGCCAGCTCCGCCACACGGCCGCGCCGGTGACACTCGGCACCGCGGTGATCTCCCGCGGTCTGGAGGACCACGCGAGCTTCTCCAGCCAGGCGGTGCGCAGCACGGTCGCGGCGGCGGGCGCCTACCGGACCGTGCTCGCCTGCGAACTGCTCGGCGCCGTCCGCGCGCTGCGCATGGCGGGCACGGAGCTGCCACCCGCTCCGGTGCGCGACGCGCTGGAACTGGCCACCGCGCGGCTGCCGTTCGTCGAAGAAGACCATTCGTTGAGCGAGGAAGTCGAACTGGCCGAGAAGCTGGTGGACGCACTCGCGAAGTACTGA
- a CDS encoding ABC transporter substrate-binding protein — protein sequence MRKSRRVGAGLIVSALVLTGCSGSPAGTNVAQDTKAPLELWTRTTPGQAGEAATKRLAEAFEKASGFKVTVTAIFDDFETKLAQRAAQRDLPDIVLNDVAQLGTMKTQGLLREVDLSKLKNAPDVIEQGLNATKTPDGKQYGLPFSAQAAALLIRKDWREKLGQPVPQDWAGIVSLGKAFATQDPDGNGKNDTAGLVTTMSTKRGYASWYFSNFLWAAGGDFIAKQGDGKYKPAMSTPESVAAVQWFRDLACKDNVMQPGSVSMATPATNDLFEAGKGGMYVVASYLLSRFDKSLGKDKYEVVPMPKGAKNADVLAEGNGLYLMAGSPNQAGQDAFADFAISPEGQKIGMEGDAGPIVQLPINKKVDITQQRPDARWKTYNDIFTNSGHYVPSIPNWTPVRQDSADTISSLIADCKLDTKAELAKLDAKLAETLKQQGIASS from the coding sequence ATGCGCAAATCGCGACGGGTCGGCGCCGGACTCATCGTCTCGGCACTGGTCCTCACAGGCTGCTCCGGCAGTCCGGCGGGTACGAACGTCGCGCAGGACACCAAGGCGCCACTGGAACTGTGGACCCGCACGACCCCCGGTCAGGCCGGTGAAGCGGCCACCAAGCGGCTCGCCGAGGCCTTCGAGAAGGCGTCCGGGTTCAAGGTCACCGTCACCGCGATCTTCGACGACTTCGAGACGAAGCTCGCCCAGCGCGCCGCCCAGCGCGACCTGCCGGACATCGTGCTGAACGACGTCGCGCAGCTCGGCACGATGAAGACCCAGGGGCTGCTTCGCGAAGTGGACCTGAGCAAGCTCAAGAACGCGCCCGATGTCATCGAACAGGGCCTCAACGCGACCAAGACGCCGGACGGCAAGCAGTACGGCCTGCCGTTCTCGGCGCAGGCCGCGGCGCTGCTCATCCGCAAGGACTGGCGCGAGAAGCTCGGCCAGCCGGTGCCCCAGGACTGGGCCGGAATCGTCAGCCTCGGCAAGGCCTTCGCCACGCAGGACCCGGACGGGAACGGCAAGAACGACACGGCGGGCCTGGTCACGACGATGTCGACCAAGCGTGGCTACGCCTCCTGGTACTTCTCGAACTTCCTGTGGGCCGCGGGCGGCGACTTCATCGCCAAGCAGGGCGACGGCAAGTACAAGCCCGCGATGAGCACCCCCGAGTCGGTCGCCGCCGTGCAGTGGTTCCGCGACCTGGCCTGCAAGGACAACGTGATGCAACCCGGTTCGGTCTCCATGGCCACCCCGGCGACCAACGACCTGTTCGAAGCGGGCAAGGGCGGCATGTACGTCGTCGCCTCCTACCTGCTCTCCCGGTTCGACAAGTCACTGGGCAAGGACAAGTACGAGGTCGTCCCGATGCCGAAGGGCGCGAAGAACGCCGACGTGCTCGCCGAGGGCAACGGCCTGTACCTGATGGCCGGTTCGCCGAACCAGGCAGGCCAGGACGCCTTTGCCGACTTCGCCATCTCCCCCGAAGGCCAGAAGATCGGCATGGAGGGCGACGCGGGCCCGATCGTGCAGCTGCCGATCAACAAGAAGGTCGACATCACCCAGCAGCGCCCCGACGCCCGCTGGAAGACCTACAACGACATCTTCACGAACTCGGGCCACTACGTCCCGTCGATCCCGAACTGGACCCCGGTCAGGCAGGACTCCGCCGACACCATCAGCTCGCTGATCGCCGACTGCAAACTCGACACCAAGGCCGAATTGGCCAAGCTGGACGCCAAGCTGGCCGAGACGCTGAAGCAGCAGGGGATCGCCTCGTCATGA